Proteins encoded within one genomic window of Haladaptatus sp. QDMS2:
- the polC gene encoding DNA polymerase II large subunit, whose translation MRPEDERYFETLETRLDEAMALATKAKEQGNDPKPEVEIPIAKDMADRVENILGIEGVAARVRELEDQMSREEAALELAKDFAAGDVGDYETREGKVEGAVRTAVALLTEGVVAAPIEGIDRVEIVPNDDGTEFVRVFYAGPIRSAGGTAQALSVLVADYTRALIGIDQYKPRDDEVERYAEELELYDKETGLQYTPKPKETKFIARNCPICLDGEATGSEEVSGFRDLERVGTNNPRGGMCLVLGEGIAQKAPKIKRYTSALDEIDWPWLDDLIDGTIGKEDGEEPEADEDAPDEAEATEAEPAADEPEPAVEVEGPPRAEPKTKFLRDLIAGRPVFSHPSMPGGFRLRYGRSRNHGFATAGVQPATMHVVDDFLATGTQIKTERPGKAGGVIPVDSIEGPTVKLANGDVRRIDDPAEALKLRNGVVEILDLGEYLVNFGEFVENNHPLIPASYVFEWWVQDFEHAGADVQALADDARVDLEHPSPEQALTWAREYDAPLHPDYTYLWHDLSVEQFEMLADAVAEGYVEDGALYVPNEDDPRQSLEWLLIEHSQGPEEIRIPVWKPLVASLGLSESLDKQWDDLSATSRAWPNAHNAVNEVAPFSLQERAPTRIGNRMGRPEKSEKRDLSPAVHTLFPIGEAGGSQRSVSEAANHFADRNATRGEVEVTVGKRKCTACGEITFKNKCPDCQGATEPQYECWSCEIEVEPDEGGRAECPRCGKAASTEWRRPVNIREEYRNALANVGERETAFDILKGVKGLTSKHKTPEPMEKGILRSKNGVSVFKDGTVRYDMTDLPVTAIRPDELDITVGQLRELGYNEDVNGDPLEHDDQVVELRVQDIVLSDGAAEHMLRIGGFVDDLLTQYYDLEPFYEFEDRQDLVGELVFGMAPHTSAAVVGRVIGFTSAAVGYAHPYFHAAKRRNCFHPTTKVWYKDEGEEWHYDEIESLVEERLNDPREDDFGALVSELDGDVYVPSVTEDGEVVRKRVEAVSKHPSPDHLIQIETRNGRSLKVTPEHSMLRWAEGIDRVDAHELEVEDSIPAPKEIEFGGVSTQIDLLAKFVENDSLPNEDLMVRGLGADRIKKLFDESTEGVGYLKPVATILGCSKSTVYNWVSRDSVPVSVLIILLGQEEVLTRVPAEVHLSIRRDTATVNRHLAIDESFAILLGYYAAEGFTRRESGSFYQTTICIPDEKAREHIIETFADALSVDAFEENEWEVTASSRLVATLFADILETGSRAESKRIPNAILSAPNPLLRAFLAAYFSGDGSTSADRLDIRAHTISDELKEDLVASLKRFGISSKVAQETRTIESGIVAEFYEDESPEFESWVLKISSENAVRFAKQIGFHLDRKQSTLQSVVKSADVRSQRILGDGGEVWLDEITSIEIVESDTEHTYSVTVEDTNTLVANDLFTGQCDGDEDCVMLLMDGLLNFSKQYLPNKRGGRMDAPLVMSSRIDPSEIDDEAHNMDIVDRYPREFYEATREMVDPGEVDIKLAEDTLGTDREYTDFRHTHETSNIALGPDLSAYKTLGSMMDKMDAQLELARKLRAVDETDVAERVIEYHFMPDIIGNLRAFSRQETRCLDCGEKFRRFPLSGDCRECGGRVNLTVHEGSVKKYVDTAIRVAEEYGAREYTKQRLDILDQSIRSVFENDKNKASKISDFM comes from the coding sequence ATGAGACCGGAGGACGAACGCTACTTCGAGACGCTCGAAACCCGGCTCGACGAAGCGATGGCTCTCGCGACGAAAGCCAAAGAGCAAGGTAACGACCCGAAACCGGAAGTCGAGATTCCCATCGCGAAGGACATGGCAGACCGCGTCGAGAACATCCTCGGCATCGAAGGCGTGGCCGCCCGCGTCCGCGAACTCGAAGACCAGATGAGCCGCGAGGAAGCGGCCCTCGAACTCGCCAAGGACTTCGCTGCTGGCGACGTCGGTGACTACGAAACCCGAGAAGGCAAAGTCGAAGGCGCGGTCAGAACGGCTGTCGCACTTCTCACCGAGGGCGTCGTCGCCGCGCCCATCGAGGGCATCGACCGCGTCGAAATCGTTCCGAACGACGACGGCACGGAGTTCGTCCGCGTCTTCTACGCTGGCCCCATTCGCTCCGCCGGGGGGACTGCACAGGCGCTCTCCGTGCTCGTGGCCGACTACACCCGCGCACTCATCGGCATCGACCAGTACAAACCGCGAGACGACGAGGTCGAACGCTACGCAGAAGAACTCGAACTCTACGACAAAGAGACGGGCCTCCAGTACACGCCGAAGCCAAAGGAGACGAAGTTCATCGCCCGCAACTGCCCCATCTGCCTAGATGGGGAAGCCACCGGGAGTGAGGAAGTCTCCGGTTTTCGCGACTTAGAGCGCGTCGGCACCAACAACCCTCGTGGCGGGATGTGTCTCGTCCTCGGCGAAGGGATTGCCCAGAAGGCACCGAAAATCAAACGCTACACCTCCGCCCTCGACGAAATCGACTGGCCGTGGCTCGACGATCTCATCGACGGGACCATCGGCAAGGAAGACGGGGAGGAACCCGAGGCCGACGAAGACGCACCCGACGAAGCGGAGGCGACCGAGGCCGAACCTGCGGCCGACGAGCCAGAACCAGCCGTCGAAGTCGAAGGCCCACCGCGGGCCGAACCGAAGACCAAGTTCCTGCGCGACCTCATCGCCGGCCGTCCCGTGTTTTCACACCCGAGCATGCCCGGCGGCTTTCGCCTCCGCTACGGGCGCTCTCGCAACCACGGGTTCGCGACCGCTGGCGTCCAACCGGCGACGATGCACGTCGTGGACGACTTCCTCGCAACCGGGACCCAAATCAAGACCGAACGCCCCGGAAAAGCGGGCGGGGTCATCCCGGTAGACTCCATCGAAGGCCCGACGGTCAAACTCGCGAACGGCGACGTTCGCCGCATCGACGACCCGGCCGAGGCGCTGAAACTCCGCAATGGAGTCGTCGAAATTCTAGACCTCGGCGAGTACCTCGTCAACTTCGGCGAGTTCGTCGAGAACAACCACCCGCTGATTCCCGCCTCGTACGTCTTCGAGTGGTGGGTCCAGGACTTCGAGCACGCCGGCGCGGACGTCCAGGCGCTCGCCGACGACGCCCGCGTTGACCTCGAACATCCCAGCCCCGAGCAGGCACTCACCTGGGCGCGAGAGTACGACGCGCCGCTTCACCCCGATTACACCTACCTCTGGCACGACCTCTCGGTCGAGCAGTTCGAGATGCTCGCCGACGCCGTCGCCGAGGGCTACGTCGAAGACGGGGCTCTCTACGTCCCGAACGAAGACGATCCTCGTCAGTCCCTCGAATGGCTTCTCATCGAACATTCACAGGGTCCCGAAGAAATCCGTATCCCGGTCTGGAAACCGCTCGTCGCCTCGCTTGGCCTCTCCGAATCGCTCGACAAACAGTGGGATGACCTCTCAGCCACGTCGCGTGCGTGGCCGAACGCGCACAATGCAGTAAACGAAGTCGCTCCGTTCTCCCTGCAGGAACGCGCCCCGACCCGCATCGGAAACCGGATGGGACGCCCCGAAAAGTCGGAGAAACGCGACCTGAGCCCGGCGGTCCACACCCTCTTCCCCATCGGCGAGGCCGGCGGCAGCCAGCGCTCCGTCTCAGAAGCCGCGAACCACTTCGCCGACCGCAACGCGACTCGGGGCGAAGTCGAAGTCACCGTCGGCAAACGAAAATGCACCGCCTGCGGTGAAATCACATTCAAGAACAAGTGCCCCGACTGCCAGGGCGCGACCGAGCCACAGTACGAATGCTGGTCCTGTGAAATCGAGGTCGAACCCGACGAGGGGGGCCGCGCCGAGTGTCCACGCTGTGGCAAAGCAGCCTCCACCGAGTGGCGTCGTCCGGTCAACATCCGCGAGGAGTACCGCAACGCCCTCGCGAACGTCGGCGAGCGCGAAACCGCCTTTGACATCTTGAAGGGCGTGAAGGGCTTGACCTCGAAACACAAAACGCCCGAACCGATGGAGAAGGGCATCCTCCGGAGCAAAAACGGCGTCTCCGTGTTCAAAGACGGCACCGTCCGCTACGACATGACCGACCTGCCCGTGACCGCCATCCGCCCGGACGAACTCGACATCACCGTCGGGCAACTCCGCGAACTTGGCTACAACGAGGACGTAAACGGCGACCCCTTAGAACACGACGACCAGGTCGTCGAACTTCGCGTCCAGGACATCGTCCTCTCGGACGGCGCAGCAGAGCACATGCTTCGCATCGGCGGCTTCGTCGACGACCTCCTGACCCAGTACTACGACCTCGAACCGTTCTACGAGTTCGAAGACCGGCAGGACCTCGTGGGCGAACTCGTCTTCGGGATGGCTCCCCACACGAGCGCCGCCGTCGTCGGGCGCGTGATTGGGTTTACGAGTGCGGCCGTCGGCTATGCGCACCCTTATTTTCACGCAGCCAAGCGGCGGAATTGCTTCCATCCGACGACCAAGGTGTGGTACAAAGATGAGGGAGAGGAATGGCATTACGACGAGATTGAATCACTCGTCGAGGAGCGTCTCAATGACCCACGCGAGGACGACTTTGGCGCACTCGTCTCTGAACTTGATGGTGATGTGTATGTGCCCTCTGTGACTGAGGACGGTGAGGTCGTGAGAAAACGGGTCGAAGCGGTCTCAAAACACCCCTCGCCTGACCATCTGATTCAGATTGAGACGCGAAATGGTCGCTCTCTGAAGGTCACGCCAGAGCATTCGATGCTACGATGGGCAGAGGGAATTGACAGAGTCGATGCCCACGAGTTGGAGGTTGAAGACTCGATTCCTGCGCCTAAGGAGATAGAGTTTGGGGGCGTTTCGACTCAAATCGATCTACTCGCCAAATTTGTGGAGAACGATTCGCTTCCAAATGAAGACCTTATGGTCCGTGGACTCGGCGCAGACCGAATCAAGAAACTCTTCGATGAATCTACTGAGGGTGTAGGTTACCTGAAGCCAGTTGCTACAATCCTTGGATGTAGCAAGTCCACCGTTTACAATTGGGTGTCTAGAGACAGTGTCCCTGTCTCTGTTCTCATCATACTCCTTGGCCAAGAAGAGGTACTCACACGAGTTCCTGCAGAGGTTCATCTTTCGATTCGAAGAGATACAGCGACAGTCAATCGGCATCTCGCAATCGACGAATCATTTGCTATTCTCCTTGGATATTATGCAGCAGAAGGATTCACACGTAGAGAGTCGGGTAGTTTCTACCAAACCACGATTTGTATCCCAGACGAAAAAGCTAGAGAGCACATCATCGAAACCTTCGCCGATGCGCTCTCGGTCGATGCTTTCGAAGAGAACGAGTGGGAAGTGACTGCTTCAAGTCGTCTTGTCGCGACGCTATTCGCAGATATCCTAGAAACGGGCTCTCGCGCCGAGAGTAAACGCATTCCAAATGCAATACTTAGTGCTCCTAACCCACTGCTTCGTGCGTTCCTTGCGGCATACTTCAGTGGGGATGGCAGCACGTCTGCTGACCGTCTTGATATTCGAGCTCACACGATTAGCGATGAACTCAAGGAGGACTTGGTTGCGTCTCTGAAGCGCTTTGGAATCTCTTCGAAAGTAGCTCAAGAGACTCGAACCATTGAATCTGGAATCGTTGCAGAATTCTACGAAGATGAATCGCCAGAATTCGAATCGTGGGTTTTGAAAATCTCGTCTGAGAACGCAGTCAGGTTTGCTAAACAAATCGGATTCCATCTCGACCGAAAACAATCGACGCTCCAGTCCGTGGTCAAATCGGCTGATGTCCGTTCTCAACGCATTCTTGGTGACGGTGGAGAAGTCTGGCTTGACGAAATAACCTCCATCGAAATCGTCGAATCTGACACGGAACACACCTACTCCGTCACCGTCGAAGACACGAACACACTCGTCGCCAACGACCTCTTTACCGGTCAATGCGACGGTGACGAGGACTGCGTCATGCTCCTCATGGACGGCCTGCTCAACTTCTCGAAGCAGTACCTCCCGAACAAGCGCGGCGGCCGCATGGACGCCCCGCTCGTGATGTCCTCGCGCATCGACCCCTCGGAAATCGACGACGAGGCCCACAACATGGACATCGTGGACCGCTACCCGCGCGAGTTCTACGAGGCCACCCGCGAGATGGTGGACCCCGGCGAGGTGGACATCAAACTCGCAGAGGACACCCTCGGGACCGACCGCGAGTACACCGACTTCCGCCACACCCACGAGACGTCGAACATCGCGCTCGGGCCGGACCTCTCTGCGTACAAGACCCTCGGGTCGATGATGGACAAGATGGACGCCCAGCTCGAACTCGCCCGAAAGCTCCGGGCTGTGGACGAAACCGACGTCGCAGAGCGCGTCATCGAGTACCACTTCATGCCCGACATCATCGGCAACCTCCGGGCGTTCTCCCGCCAGGAGACGCGCTGTCTCGACTGTGGCGAGAAGTTCCGCCGGTTCCCGCTCTCTGGGGACTGTCGGGAGTGTGGCGGCCGGGTCAACCTCACCGTCCACGAAGGCTCAGTCAAGAAGTACGTAGACACCGCCATCAGGGTCGCAGAGGAGTACGGGGCCCGCGAGTACACCAAACAACGCCTCGACATCCTCGACCAGTCGATTCGCTCGGTGTTCGAGAACGACAAGAACAAGGCGTCGAAAATTTCTGACTTCATGTGA
- a CDS encoding ketopantoate reductase family protein translates to MKIVVFGAGSLGSLVGGLLAREHDVTLVGRDPHMLAVRESGLQVGGEFDFTVYPKAETTVPDSADLVIVTVKAFDTAEAAHALADCPADAVLTLQNGMGNEETLAATLGCSILAGTCTYGAVQPEPGHVFCTGVGDVVLGLPEGGSSTLADRIGEAFSAAGIVTTVATDMPLRRWEKLAVNAGINPVTALTRIENGDILDGPARETAVAAARETARVAQAQGVNLSEAAAVEAVEAVARATAENTSSMFQDIRIERRTEIDAINGYVVAHAGAVSVPVNATLANLVKAWEKHHARRA, encoded by the coding sequence ATGAAGATTGTCGTGTTCGGCGCGGGTAGCCTCGGAAGCCTCGTTGGCGGCCTCCTCGCTCGCGAACACGACGTGACGCTCGTCGGTCGCGACCCACACATGCTGGCAGTTCGCGAGTCGGGCCTCCAGGTCGGCGGTGAGTTCGACTTCACCGTTTACCCGAAGGCAGAGACGACGGTCCCCGACAGCGCTGACCTCGTCATCGTGACGGTCAAGGCGTTCGACACCGCGGAGGCAGCCCACGCCCTCGCAGACTGTCCCGCAGACGCAGTTTTGACACTCCAGAACGGGATGGGGAACGAGGAGACGCTTGCGGCGACGCTCGGGTGCTCCATTCTCGCCGGGACCTGTACCTACGGCGCGGTCCAACCAGAACCCGGTCACGTCTTTTGTACCGGCGTCGGCGACGTCGTCCTCGGCCTGCCAGAAGGTGGTTCCTCGACGCTCGCAGACCGAATCGGCGAGGCGTTCTCGGCCGCCGGCATCGTCACCACCGTCGCAACCGACATGCCGCTTCGCCGCTGGGAGAAACTGGCCGTGAACGCGGGCATCAATCCGGTGACGGCGCTCACGCGGATAGAGAACGGTGACATCCTCGACGGCCCTGCCCGCGAGACGGCGGTGGCGGCCGCCCGCGAGACTGCTCGCGTCGCGCAGGCACAGGGCGTCAACCTCTCCGAAGCCGCTGCCGTCGAGGCCGTCGAAGCCGTCGCCCGCGCCACGGCCGAAAACACGTCCTCGATGTTCCAGGACATTCGCATCGAGCGCCGAACGGAAATCGACGCCATCAACGGCTACGTCGTCGCGCACGCAGGTGCGGTTTCGGTTCCGGTGAACGCGACGCTCGCGAACCTAGTAAAAGCGTGGGAGAAGCATCACGCACGGCGTGCGTGA
- a CDS encoding NifU family protein: MSTESREPEDDLEERVMNFLRRNFPQIQMHGGSAAIQDINREEGSVTVALGGACSGCGISPMTIQAIKSRMVKEIPEINQVHATTGMDGMDEGMGHGMTPNFPGDDESEDNEGPQAPF; encoded by the coding sequence ATGAGCACGGAATCCAGAGAGCCAGAAGACGACTTAGAAGAGCGCGTCATGAACTTCCTGCGACGCAACTTCCCGCAGATTCAGATGCACGGCGGGAGTGCCGCGATTCAGGACATCAACCGCGAGGAGGGGTCCGTGACGGTCGCCCTCGGCGGTGCTTGCAGTGGCTGTGGCATCTCGCCGATGACGATTCAGGCCATCAAGAGCCGCATGGTCAAGGAGATCCCAGAAATCAACCAGGTCCACGCCACCACCGGAATGGACGGCATGGACGAGGGGATGGGCCACGGCATGACGCCGAACTTCCCCGGCGACGACGAGAGCGAGGACAACGAAGGCCCGCAGGCCCCGTTCTAA
- a CDS encoding DUF5783 family protein, translating to MSEFDPKKFEDKYVHYFPQLQQAYKSAFNSMNDEYDSQLVHGIDQQILNESEPFYEGDGKFRIELPPNPHERLTAVVVDDEKLDAVLAVYVERIEAELQAVFDLRE from the coding sequence ATGAGCGAGTTCGACCCGAAGAAGTTCGAGGACAAGTACGTCCACTACTTCCCACAACTCCAGCAGGCGTACAAGTCCGCGTTCAACAGCATGAACGACGAGTACGACTCACAGCTCGTCCATGGCATCGACCAACAGATTCTGAACGAGAGTGAACCGTTCTACGAGGGTGACGGCAAGTTTCGTATCGAACTGCCACCCAATCCCCACGAGCGGCTCACGGCAGTCGTCGTAGACGACGAGAAACTGGACGCCGTCCTCGCGGTCTACGTAGAGCGAATCGAAGCGGAATTGCAGGCCGTCTTCGACCTTCGCGAATAA
- a CDS encoding cbb3-type cytochrome c oxidase subunit I, whose amino-acid sequence MNPTVLFVAVLISLVTLALLRTTGSKRLLADGGYIEGVETTTREKPAGILRWITTVDHADIGLLYLILATVTGLWGGIDAMMMRTELVTPEATVWTAETYNALFTVHGTTMLFFFATPVFTGLANYFIPPLVGADDMAFPRVNAIAFWLLPPSLFLVRAGLITEVIAKVITPLGLPTRALFAIEPPAIGWTMYTPLSRAATNPEVDLFLLGLHLSGIATVLAASNIIVTIFTERDSSVNWANLDIFSWTMLTASGLIIFAFPMLGSAMIMLLLDRNFGTFFYSLEAGGAALWQHLFWFFGHPEVYILVLPAFGIVSYVLPKFTGRKLFGFKFVVYSTLAIGVLSFGVWAHHMFTTGMDPRLKASFMAVSLAIAVPSAVKTFNWITTIYNGKIRLTAPMIFCVGGISTFIVGGVTGVFLASIPIDLLLHDTYYVVGHFHLILVGIIVFAMFAASYFWYPILTGRMFNQRLARAHAWVSIVGTFLTFSPMLLLGMMGLPRRYAAYPAEFAPLQQVSTVGALILFAGVGMWLWNMIQSYRVGAVVTDADVWDLRETGQFSREWEWFERKLSRK is encoded by the coding sequence ATGAATCCAACCGTCCTGTTCGTCGCCGTGCTCATCTCTCTCGTGACGCTCGCCCTCCTCCGAACCACCGGGTCGAAACGCCTGCTCGCAGACGGCGGCTACATCGAGGGTGTAGAGACGACGACCCGCGAGAAACCGGCCGGTATCCTTCGCTGGATAACCACCGTGGACCACGCGGACATCGGGTTGCTCTACCTGATTCTGGCCACTGTGACCGGCCTCTGGGGCGGCATCGACGCGATGATGATGCGCACCGAACTGGTGACCCCCGAGGCGACGGTGTGGACCGCAGAGACGTACAACGCGCTGTTCACCGTCCACGGGACGACGATGCTGTTCTTCTTCGCGACGCCCGTGTTCACCGGCCTCGCCAACTACTTCATCCCGCCGCTGGTCGGCGCAGACGACATGGCGTTCCCCCGGGTCAACGCCATCGCGTTCTGGTTGCTGCCTCCGTCGCTGTTCCTCGTTCGAGCGGGACTGATTACCGAAGTCATCGCCAAGGTCATCACGCCGCTCGGCCTGCCGACGCGCGCCCTGTTCGCCATCGAACCGCCGGCGATCGGCTGGACGATGTACACGCCGCTGTCGCGCGCGGCGACGAATCCCGAGGTTGACCTGTTCCTGCTCGGCCTCCACCTTTCGGGTATCGCGACGGTGCTTGCGGCGAGCAACATCATCGTCACCATCTTCACCGAACGCGACTCGTCGGTCAACTGGGCCAATCTCGACATCTTCTCGTGGACGATGCTCACCGCGAGTGGTCTCATCATCTTCGCGTTCCCGATGCTCGGCAGCGCGATGATAATGCTCCTGCTCGACCGGAATTTCGGGACGTTCTTCTACTCGCTCGAAGCGGGCGGCGCAGCCCTCTGGCAGCACCTGTTCTGGTTCTTCGGCCACCCCGAGGTGTACATCCTCGTGCTGCCGGCGTTCGGTATCGTGAGTTACGTCCTGCCGAAGTTCACGGGCCGGAAACTGTTCGGCTTCAAGTTCGTCGTCTACTCGACGCTCGCCATCGGCGTCCTCTCGTTCGGCGTCTGGGCCCACCACATGTTCACCACCGGGATGGACCCGCGGTTGAAGGCCTCGTTCATGGCCGTCTCGCTCGCCATCGCGGTTCCAAGCGCGGTGAAGACGTTCAACTGGATTACGACGATTTACAACGGAAAAATTCGCCTGACCGCGCCGATGATATTCTGTGTCGGTGGCATCTCGACGTTCATCGTCGGCGGCGTGACCGGCGTGTTCCTCGCCTCAATTCCAATCGACCTGTTGCTCCACGACACCTACTACGTCGTCGGCCACTTCCACCTGATTCTGGTGGGCATCATCGTCTTCGCGATGTTCGCCGCGAGTTACTTCTGGTATCCAATCCTGACGGGGCGGATGTTCAACCAGCGTCTCGCCCGGGCGCACGCCTGGGTGAGCATCGTCGGGACGTTCCTCACGTTCAGCCCGATGTTGCTCCTCGGAATGATGGGGCTTCCGCGCCGGTACGCCGCCTATCCCGCCGAGTTCGCGCCACTTCAGCAGGTCTCGACTGTCGGCGCACTCATCCTCTTTGCCGGCGTTGGGATGTGGCTCTGGAACATGATACAGTCCTATCGCGTTGGCGCAGTCGTGACCGATGCAGACGTGTGGGATCTCCGCGAGACGGGCCAGTTCTCGCGGGAGTGGGAGTGGTTCGAGCGGAAATTATCTCGAAAATAG
- a CDS encoding DUF6789 family protein: MNRPLSAIAGGAAGMALLSVMLVMFEVETRSQIGLFDVIARFVGLPGQTALGFILFALAGIFAWPLLFISLENYLPLWPDPAVRGMGFAAAFWVGFIILGRGSLSGPILIMYGITTLLAHLAYGFTLGAVYARLSEESP, from the coding sequence ATGAACCGACCGTTGAGCGCCATCGCGGGCGGTGCCGCTGGCATGGCACTGCTCTCGGTGATGCTCGTTATGTTCGAAGTGGAAACGCGGTCGCAGATTGGCTTGTTCGACGTCATCGCCCGGTTCGTCGGCCTCCCCGGGCAGACCGCGCTCGGGTTCATCCTGTTCGCGCTCGCCGGCATCTTCGCTTGGCCGCTGCTGTTCATCTCACTCGAGAATTACCTCCCCCTGTGGCCCGACCCCGCCGTCCGCGGGATGGGATTCGCCGCCGCCTTCTGGGTCGGCTTCATCATCCTCGGTAGGGGGAGCCTCTCCGGCCCCATCCTCATCATGTACGGTATCACGACCCTGCTCGCACACCTCGCCTACGGCTTCACGCTCGGTGCGGTGTACGCCCGCCTCTCAGAGGAATCCCCATGA
- a CDS encoding histidine phosphatase family protein, with product MTVVYFVRHAHSPWLPNQEATRPLSQEGHAAARAVAASLSDRPPAAIYASPYERAVQTVEPIAADHGLDIELVPEFRERTLTDGPAENIGETFESAIDAVWSDWTVSWPGGESNWEAQARGVTALERILDAHPDDHVVVGTHGNLLTLILNHYDDRFDFAFWRDELRTPDCLRAVFEDGVLATTERIDTASPTDRRTT from the coding sequence ATGACTGTCGTCTATTTCGTCCGCCACGCCCACTCACCCTGGCTTCCGAACCAGGAAGCGACGCGCCCGCTCTCTCAGGAGGGTCACGCCGCCGCCCGCGCAGTTGCCGCGTCGCTCAGTGACCGCCCGCCTGCCGCCATCTACGCGAGCCCCTACGAGCGGGCGGTGCAGACGGTCGAACCAATCGCCGCGGACCACGGCCTCGACATCGAGCTCGTTCCCGAGTTTCGCGAACGGACGCTGACCGACGGGCCAGCCGAGAATATCGGCGAGACGTTCGAGAGCGCAATCGACGCCGTCTGGTCCGACTGGACCGTTTCGTGGCCGGGCGGCGAGTCCAACTGGGAGGCACAGGCCCGAGGCGTCACTGCCCTCGAACGAATTCTCGACGCCCACCCCGACGACCACGTCGTCGTCGGGACCCACGGCAACCTCCTGACTCTCATCCTGAACCACTACGACGACCGGTTCGACTTCGCCTTCTGGCGTGACGAGCTCCGGACGCCAGATTGCTTGCGCGCAGTATTCGAGGATGGTGTGCTCGCTACCACTGAGCGAATCGACACTGCTTCACCGACGGACCGACGGACAACCTGA
- a CDS encoding TIGR00341 family protein, with protein sequence MRLVQVFVPDGHRTSVEEILDDENIDSISTAEEGTGEGVIFHFPLPPQAVEHVLDRLEEAGLDRDNYTVVLNAETVHTPRFGELENRYVEGTEENDRIASEEIRTKARNMHPNPVTYYAMTLLSAFVATAGLLLNSPAIVVGSMVIAPQVGSALTASVGGVLNDRKMLWQGLRAQSYGLALAIVGAAVFGWLLKTAAFIPTTLDVSTVDQISRRISPGFLSLAVGICAGAAGAFGLATALPASLVGVMIAAALIPAAAAVGIGVAWGYPTVAAGAFVLLVMNAAAINLAGFSVLRYLGYKSGRVDNDGHSGPSLGAIAAVLIVVGSLGAAGAVTSQQVSFENTVNSEVEDILSQPAYDELELVRVDTSIADEGVFTDEQRVSVVVRRPPDRSYPSLAPTIADAVKGHTDQKIVVEITYVEQERYRQ encoded by the coding sequence ATGCGTCTCGTTCAGGTGTTCGTCCCCGACGGACACCGCACGTCAGTCGAGGAAATCCTCGACGACGAAAACATCGACTCTATCTCGACTGCTGAGGAGGGCACGGGCGAAGGCGTTATTTTCCACTTCCCACTGCCACCACAGGCTGTCGAACACGTTCTCGACAGACTCGAAGAAGCCGGGCTCGACCGCGACAACTACACCGTCGTCTTAAACGCGGAGACGGTCCACACGCCGCGCTTTGGCGAACTCGAAAACCGGTACGTCGAAGGGACCGAAGAGAACGACCGAATCGCGAGCGAAGAGATACGGACGAAGGCCCGGAATATGCACCCGAATCCGGTGACGTACTACGCGATGACGCTGCTCTCTGCGTTCGTCGCGACCGCCGGGCTGTTACTCAACTCGCCGGCAATCGTGGTCGGGTCGATGGTCATCGCCCCGCAAGTTGGGTCCGCGCTGACCGCGAGCGTCGGTGGTGTCCTCAACGACCGCAAGATGCTCTGGCAGGGGTTGCGGGCCCAGAGCTACGGTCTCGCGCTCGCCATCGTCGGCGCGGCGGTGTTCGGCTGGCTATTGAAGACAGCCGCGTTCATCCCGACCACGCTCGACGTTTCGACGGTTGACCAGATCAGTCGACGTATCTCGCCGGGCTTCCTGTCGCTCGCCGTCGGCATCTGTGCGGGGGCGGCCGGGGCGTTCGGCCTCGCGACGGCGCTCCCGGCCTCGCTCGTCGGCGTCATGATTGCCGCCGCCCTCATTCCGGCGGCCGCGGCGGTCGGCATCGGCGTGGCGTGGGGCTATCCGACCGTGGCGGCGGGGGCGTTCGTCCTGCTCGTGATGAACGCGGCGGCCATCAACCTCGCGGGCTTCAGCGTGCTCCGATATCTGGGGTACAAGTCCGGGCGTGTGGACAACGATGGCCACAGCGGCCCGTCGCTCGGCGCAATCGCCGCCGTCCTCATCGTGGTTGGGTCGCTCGGCGCCGCCGGTGCGGTCACCAGCCAGCAAGTATCCTTCGAGAATACCGTGAACAGCGAAGTCGAGGACATCCTCTCGCAACCCGCGTACGACGAGCTCGAACTCGTCCGGGTCGATACCTCCATCGCGGACGAGGGAGTGTTCACCGACGAACAGCGGGTGAGCGTCGTGGTTCGCCGGCCTCCCGACAGGAGCTATCCGTCCCTCGCTCCGACCATCGCGGACGCGGTCAAGGGACACACCGACCAGAAAATCGTCGTCGAGATTACGTACGTCGAACAGGAACGGTACAGACAGTAG